The Microbacterium sp. LWH7-1.2 genome window below encodes:
- a CDS encoding metalloregulator ArsR/SmtB family transcription factor: MADIFDVIADGTRRDILRLLLDRSSAGERGTSVSHIVTELGASQPTVSKHLKVLRDAHLVSVREEGQHRYYSLSAAPLDEVDDWLVPFLDDSGIEGDGVAAALPDSAAHAAEVVGRAAASAKHALENAFKRLPGR, from the coding sequence ATGGCGGACATCTTCGACGTGATCGCAGACGGAACGCGTCGCGACATCCTGCGACTGCTGCTCGATCGATCATCCGCCGGAGAGCGCGGCACCAGCGTGTCGCACATCGTGACCGAGCTCGGCGCCAGCCAGCCGACCGTCTCGAAGCACCTCAAGGTGCTGCGCGATGCCCACCTCGTCTCCGTGCGGGAAGAAGGCCAGCACCGCTACTACAGCCTCTCGGCCGCACCTCTCGACGAGGTCGACGACTGGCTCGTGCCCTTCCTCGACGACAGCGGCATCGAGGGCGACGGCGTCGCCGCCGCGCTCCCCGATTCCGCCGCGCACGCCGCAGAGGTCGTGGGCCGCGCCGCCGCCTCCGCGAAGCACGCCCTCGAGAACGCCTTCAAGCGCCTTCCCGGACGCTGA
- a CDS encoding cation diffusion facilitator family transporter: MSASGGGKAILAAFLANMGIALAKFIAWFLSGSASMLAEAIHSVADSGNQLLLMLGGRRAKKKADREHPFGYGRERYVYAFVVSIILFSVGGLFSIYEGIEKLTHPHELENAWIPIAVLVVAIVLESFSLRTAVKESNHVRAMGQSWVSFVRHAKAPELPVVLLEDIAALAGLVFALFGVGMTVITHNPVFDAIGTLMIGTLLILVAITLGIETKSLLVGEGATDADHDRIVDAISDGPEVEKIIHIKTLYLGPDELLVAAKLGFASDASLMHVASDIDRIEARVRAAVPAARIIYFEPDIYRPGDDTTPPTSEFVIKSTD; this comes from the coding sequence ATGAGTGCTTCCGGCGGCGGCAAGGCGATCCTCGCGGCGTTCCTGGCGAACATGGGCATCGCCCTGGCGAAGTTCATCGCCTGGTTCCTCTCGGGCTCGGCGTCGATGCTCGCCGAGGCGATCCACTCGGTCGCCGACTCGGGCAATCAGCTGCTGCTGATGCTCGGCGGGCGCCGGGCGAAGAAGAAGGCCGACCGAGAGCACCCCTTCGGCTACGGCCGCGAACGCTACGTGTACGCGTTCGTCGTGTCGATCATCCTCTTCTCGGTCGGCGGCCTGTTCTCGATCTACGAGGGCATCGAGAAGCTCACGCACCCGCACGAGCTCGAGAACGCGTGGATCCCGATCGCGGTGCTCGTCGTCGCGATCGTGCTCGAGTCGTTCTCGCTGCGCACGGCTGTGAAGGAGAGCAACCACGTCCGCGCAATGGGCCAGTCCTGGGTCTCGTTCGTGCGGCACGCGAAAGCGCCCGAGCTGCCCGTCGTGCTCCTCGAAGACATCGCCGCCCTGGCCGGTCTGGTGTTCGCCCTGTTCGGCGTCGGCATGACCGTGATCACGCACAACCCCGTCTTCGATGCGATCGGCACGCTCATGATCGGCACGCTGCTGATCCTCGTGGCCATCACCCTCGGCATCGAGACCAAGAGCCTCCTCGTCGGCGAGGGTGCGACGGACGCCGACCACGACCGCATCGTCGACGCCATCAGCGACGGGCCAGAAGTCGAGAAGATCATCCACATCAAGACGCTCTACCTCGGCCCCGACGAGCTGCTCGTCGCGGCCAAGCTCGGATTCGCGTCCGATGCGTCACTGATGCACGTCGCCTCCGACATCGACCGCATCGAGGCGCGCGTGCGTGCCGCTGTGCCCGCAGCGCGCATCATCTACTTCGAACCCGACATCTACCGCCCCGGCGACGACACGACTCCGCCCACGTCGGAGTTCGTCATCAAGTCGACGGACTGA
- the proC gene encoding pyrroline-5-carboxylate reductase, producing the protein MAADTPDLPPIAILGAGSMGGAIARGLSRSGLAGAGVTATNRSVAKAAELDDLANVTSVALETDPTGNTDAAAAARVVLVGVKPVMVPDLLREIAPALQAGAIVVSLAAGVTIATFEEILGDRVAVLRSMPNTPALVGRGVTGLAAGSHADETAVATVRRLFETVGTVVEVPESQIDALSTISGSGPAYFFLLVEEFTKAAVGKGFAEREARLMAEQTFIGAAALLDASHDDPAELRRRVTSPKGTTERAIAVLQGARLDDVFAEATDAALARAKELAAGA; encoded by the coding sequence ATGGCTGCAGACACCCCCGACCTCCCGCCCATCGCGATCCTCGGCGCCGGCTCGATGGGCGGCGCGATCGCCCGCGGTCTCTCGCGCTCCGGGCTCGCGGGCGCCGGGGTGACGGCGACGAACCGCTCCGTCGCGAAGGCGGCCGAGCTCGACGACCTCGCGAATGTCACGAGCGTCGCCCTCGAGACGGATCCGACCGGGAACACGGATGCTGCGGCCGCCGCCCGCGTCGTGCTCGTCGGCGTCAAGCCGGTCATGGTTCCGGACCTGCTGCGCGAGATCGCACCGGCCCTGCAGGCCGGCGCCATCGTGGTGAGCCTCGCCGCCGGCGTCACGATCGCGACGTTCGAGGAGATCCTCGGCGATCGCGTCGCCGTGCTCCGCTCCATGCCGAACACTCCGGCACTCGTCGGTCGCGGCGTCACCGGGCTCGCGGCCGGTTCGCACGCCGACGAGACCGCGGTCGCCACGGTCCGCCGCCTGTTCGAGACGGTGGGCACCGTCGTCGAGGTGCCCGAGTCGCAGATCGATGCGCTGTCCACGATCTCGGGATCAGGTCCCGCGTACTTCTTTCTCCTCGTGGAGGAGTTCACGAAGGCCGCTGTCGGCAAGGGGTTCGCGGAGCGGGAGGCGCGACTCATGGCCGAGCAGACCTTCATCGGCGCTGCGGCGCTGCTCGATGCATCCCACGACGATCCGGCGGAGCTGCGTCGACGCGTGACCAGTCCGAAGGGCACCACCGAGCGCGCGATCGCCGTGCTGCAGGGCGCGCGCCTGGACGACGTGTTCGCCGAGGCGACGGATGCGGCCCTGGCCCGCGCGAAGGAGCTCGCCGCGGGCGCATGA
- a CDS encoding ATP-binding cassette domain-containing protein, which yields MPDRTAAPVIVVAGLRKAFGRQQVLDGLDLEVERGEIFALLGPNGAGKTTTINVLTTLVRPDAGTAAVAGIDVVRNPEQVKRRISLTGQSAAVDDALTGTENLVMLGRLSGLSRAKARARAAELLDRFGLTDAAARRVGAYSGGMRRRLDLALSFVVAPEILFLDEPTTGLDTRSRRELWDVIRSLADAGTTVFLTTQYLEEADHLADRIAVLDDGRAVAVGTAAQLKARVGGDAVELHDVHGSLLREVPTDGTVSGLRRALDVLDESGAEGVVTLRRPSLDDVFLALTSPDGRGERRAVEAETVKEPA from the coding sequence ATGCCCGATCGCACCGCTGCGCCGGTCATCGTCGTCGCGGGCCTGCGCAAGGCCTTCGGCCGCCAACAGGTCCTCGACGGACTCGACCTCGAGGTCGAGCGCGGCGAGATCTTCGCCCTGCTCGGCCCCAACGGCGCCGGCAAGACCACGACCATCAACGTGCTGACGACCCTCGTGCGCCCCGACGCCGGCACCGCTGCAGTCGCGGGCATCGACGTCGTCCGCAATCCCGAGCAGGTGAAGCGCCGCATCAGCCTCACCGGGCAGTCCGCCGCCGTCGACGACGCGCTCACCGGCACCGAGAACCTCGTCATGCTGGGCCGCCTGTCCGGACTGTCGCGCGCGAAAGCGCGCGCTCGCGCGGCCGAGCTCCTCGATCGCTTCGGATTGACCGATGCCGCCGCCCGCCGTGTCGGCGCATATTCCGGCGGCATGCGCCGACGCCTCGACCTCGCCCTGAGCTTCGTCGTCGCGCCCGAGATCCTGTTCCTCGACGAGCCGACGACGGGACTCGACACCCGCAGCCGGCGCGAGCTGTGGGATGTCATCCGATCGCTCGCCGACGCCGGCACCACCGTCTTCCTGACCACGCAGTATCTCGAGGAGGCCGACCACCTCGCCGACCGCATCGCCGTGCTCGACGACGGGCGCGCCGTCGCCGTGGGTACGGCTGCACAGCTGAAGGCGCGCGTCGGCGGCGACGCCGTCGAACTGCACGACGTGCACGGATCCCTCCTCCGCGAGGTGCCGACGGACGGCACCGTGTCGGGACTGCGGCGCGCTCTCGACGTGCTCGACGAGTCCGGCGCCGAGGGGGTCGTGACGCTCCGCCGCCCGAGCCTGGACGACGTCTTCCTCGCCCTCACCTCCCCCGACGGCCGCGGCGAGCGCCGGGCCGTAGAAGCCGAGACCGTGAAGGAGCCCGCATGA
- a CDS encoding potassium transporter TrkG produces the protein MTRLRAVGHGFMEFFRDLTQRSPARFAIIIFLSLILVFTGLFSLPVAAADGRVTPFADAFFTAVSTICVTGLATVDMATHWSPFGHVLVFVGVQIGALGVLTLASILGLVISRRLGLRAKLIAASDSNPLRTHGGPVNEGQTVQLGQIGSLLATVALSTLVIETIIAILLYPGLIVAGVPWHVALWEAPFYAAMSFTNTGFTPNAEGLAPFRHDYFFLTVLMAGVFLGSIGFPVIYTLLRQRWRVRRWSLHAKLTIITTVTLFFLGGVVFLVLEYDNLLTLGTNDAWDTTFQAFFLSAMTRSGGFAILDIGELNQSSLLVACMLMFVGGGSASTAGGIKVTTLAVIALAVVSEAKGRASNQVFGRRIPSDVLRVALSVVAWGSTIVAISTIIITQITKADLGDVLFDVISGFATVGLSTGLTAELPDPAVYVLAITIVMGRVGTVTLAAAVAASSRSQLYSLPVERPIVG, from the coding sequence ATGACTCGCCTGCGCGCCGTGGGCCACGGCTTCATGGAGTTCTTCCGCGACCTGACGCAGCGCTCGCCCGCCCGGTTCGCGATCATCATCTTCCTGTCGCTCATCCTCGTGTTCACGGGATTGTTCTCGCTCCCCGTGGCGGCGGCCGACGGTCGCGTGACGCCGTTCGCGGACGCGTTCTTCACCGCCGTCTCGACCATCTGCGTCACCGGACTCGCGACCGTCGACATGGCGACGCACTGGTCGCCGTTCGGCCACGTGCTGGTGTTCGTCGGCGTCCAGATCGGTGCCCTCGGCGTGCTGACGCTCGCCTCCATCCTGGGTCTCGTGATCTCGCGCCGCCTCGGGCTGCGCGCGAAGCTGATCGCCGCCAGCGACTCCAATCCCCTCCGCACCCACGGCGGCCCGGTCAACGAGGGGCAGACCGTTCAGCTCGGCCAGATCGGCAGCCTGCTGGCCACGGTCGCGCTGTCGACATTGGTGATCGAGACGATCATCGCGATCCTGCTCTACCCCGGGCTGATCGTCGCGGGCGTCCCGTGGCATGTCGCACTCTGGGAGGCGCCGTTCTACGCGGCGATGTCGTTCACCAACACGGGCTTCACGCCGAACGCCGAGGGGCTCGCGCCGTTCCGGCACGACTACTTCTTCCTGACCGTGCTCATGGCCGGCGTGTTCCTGGGGTCCATCGGATTCCCCGTCATCTACACCCTCCTCCGGCAGCGGTGGCGGGTGCGGCGGTGGTCACTGCACGCGAAGCTCACCATCATCACGACCGTCACGCTGTTCTTCCTCGGCGGCGTCGTCTTCCTCGTCCTCGAGTACGACAACCTGCTCACGCTCGGCACGAACGATGCGTGGGACACGACCTTCCAGGCGTTCTTCTTATCCGCGATGACGAGATCCGGCGGCTTCGCGATCCTCGACATCGGCGAGCTCAATCAGTCCAGCCTGCTCGTCGCGTGCATGCTCATGTTCGTCGGCGGCGGCTCGGCATCGACCGCGGGTGGCATCAAGGTCACGACGCTCGCGGTCATCGCGCTCGCGGTCGTCTCCGAGGCGAAGGGCCGCGCATCGAACCAGGTGTTCGGTCGACGCATCCCGAGCGATGTGCTCCGCGTTGCGCTGTCGGTCGTGGCATGGGGATCGACCATCGTCGCGATCTCGACGATCATCATCACGCAGATCACCAAGGCGGACCTCGGCGACGTGCTCTTCGACGTGATCTCGGGCTTCGCGACCGTGGGGCTGTCGACAGGCCTCACGGCGGAGCTGCCCGATCCCGCCGTCTACGTGCTGGCCATCACGATCGTCATGGGTCGCGTTGGTACAGTGACACTCGCCGCGGCGGTGGCCGCGTCATCCCGATCGCAGCTGTACTCGCTGCCCGTGGAAAGGCCGATCGTTGGTTGA
- a CDS encoding TrkA family potassium uptake protein yields MVERMRGDAPVLVIGLGRFGAACAGELDRLDREVLAIDDNLDLVQKWSERVTHTVQADARNIDALKQIGAQDFSVAVVAVGSSIEASVLITANLVDLKVPQIWAKAVSQSHGKILARVGANHVIYPEREAGERVAHLVSGRMLDFIRFDDDFALAKLYPPKFIRGVGLNESGVRTKYNVTVVGVKSPGKPFRYAEANTVVTNHDLIIVSGTNSDIERFASLER; encoded by the coding sequence TTGGTTGAGCGGATGAGGGGCGATGCGCCCGTACTCGTGATCGGACTCGGGCGCTTCGGCGCGGCGTGCGCGGGTGAGCTCGACAGGCTCGACCGTGAGGTGCTGGCCATCGACGACAACCTCGACCTCGTGCAGAAGTGGTCGGAGCGGGTCACCCACACGGTGCAGGCCGACGCGCGCAACATCGACGCGCTGAAGCAGATCGGCGCCCAGGACTTCTCGGTCGCCGTCGTCGCGGTCGGCTCGTCGATCGAGGCATCCGTCCTCATCACGGCCAACCTCGTCGACCTCAAGGTGCCGCAGATCTGGGCGAAGGCGGTCTCGCAGTCGCATGGCAAGATCCTCGCCCGCGTCGGCGCGAACCACGTGATCTACCCCGAGCGCGAGGCGGGCGAGCGCGTCGCGCACCTCGTCAGCGGCCGCATGCTCGACTTCATCCGCTTCGACGACGACTTCGCGCTCGCGAAGCTCTACCCGCCGAAGTTCATCCGCGGAGTCGGCCTCAACGAGTCGGGCGTGCGGACGAAGTACAACGTCACCGTCGTGGGCGTGAAGAGCCCGGGCAAGCCGTTCCGCTACGCCGAGGCCAACACCGTCGTCACCAACCACGACCTCATCATCGTGTCGGGCACCAACTCCGACATCGAGCGCTTCGCATCCCTCGAGCGCTGA
- a CDS encoding ABC transporter permease, with amino-acid sequence MTAIAPTPALRPRIAGLTAESVFVGRSLLHSLRDGESLLMAIMLPVLLMVLFTYVFGGAIDPSGGYVNYVVPGIILLCAGFGAASTAVYVANDMKAGIIDRFRTMPLRASAVLTGHVVASLLRNLLATAVVIGVALLVGFRPTADVGGWIGAIGLIALYILAITYLFAAIGLAAGSPEAANAYGFIILFLPYLSSAFVPVATMPEWLQWVAENQPVTPIIEALRSLLMGTPMGDAAWWAVGWCLAILAVSFAWGGWLFRRKAGRR; translated from the coding sequence ATGACCGCCATCGCACCCACCCCCGCCCTGCGCCCGCGCATCGCGGGCCTCACCGCCGAGAGCGTCTTCGTCGGCCGGAGCCTGCTGCACTCGCTGCGCGACGGGGAGTCGCTGCTCATGGCGATCATGCTCCCCGTGCTGCTCATGGTGCTGTTCACCTACGTCTTCGGCGGCGCCATCGACCCGTCGGGCGGGTACGTGAACTACGTCGTCCCCGGCATCATCCTGCTGTGCGCCGGCTTCGGCGCGGCCTCCACGGCGGTGTACGTCGCGAACGACATGAAGGCGGGCATCATCGACCGCTTCCGCACGATGCCGCTGCGCGCCAGTGCGGTGCTCACGGGCCACGTGGTCGCGAGCCTGCTGCGCAACCTCCTCGCCACCGCGGTGGTGATCGGCGTCGCGCTGCTGGTGGGCTTCCGTCCGACCGCCGACGTCGGGGGGTGGATCGGCGCGATCGGGCTCATCGCGCTGTACATCCTCGCGATCACGTACCTCTTCGCCGCGATCGGGCTCGCCGCGGGCAGCCCCGAAGCCGCGAACGCCTACGGGTTCATCATCCTGTTCCTGCCGTACTTGTCGAGCGCGTTCGTGCCCGTGGCCACGATGCCCGAGTGGCTGCAGTGGGTCGCCGAGAACCAACCGGTGACGCCGATCATCGAGGCCCTCCGCAGCCTCCTCATGGGCACGCCGATGGGGGACGCGGCCTGGTGGGCCGTCGGCTGGTGCCTGGCGATCCTCGCGGTGTCCTTCGCCTGGGGCGGGTGGCTGTTCCGCCGCAAGGCCGGGCGCCGGTAG
- a CDS encoding aminoglycoside phosphotransferase family protein, translating to MDPSTVAERLGLGASRGRETVLKADEGNWAWRVATDSGVWVVKVRDNWGDDHSGVIERAGQLEIAAWRAGIAVPEPFLSDAATVGVWQPVDEHHHASAQRFLPGEHPETPLPPSIASWTGATIAALERLAIPTGPAADYAFIPHPESDWDEWLAQAVDLGVLDRKAARDLKAAAMHVNRIITSAVARPPEKIMVHNDISLLNILVTAEGPVLLDFDGAAPGVPWWDLISTAFGMDGDDVRTVEPVRSTVDNMLSGYLDAGGTIGPTDETAFTGMLAGRLASTAWELWMACGHRGGGPELRAEFTRAVRISIGALSTMVDSTGEWTTWLRG from the coding sequence ATGGATCCGTCGACGGTGGCCGAGCGACTCGGCCTCGGGGCGTCGCGGGGGCGGGAGACGGTGCTCAAAGCCGACGAGGGCAACTGGGCCTGGAGGGTCGCGACCGACTCGGGCGTGTGGGTGGTGAAGGTCCGCGACAACTGGGGTGACGACCACTCCGGAGTCATCGAACGGGCGGGACAGCTCGAGATCGCTGCGTGGAGAGCGGGCATCGCCGTGCCTGAGCCGTTTCTCTCCGACGCGGCCACGGTGGGCGTATGGCAGCCGGTCGACGAGCATCACCACGCGAGTGCCCAGCGCTTCCTCCCCGGCGAGCATCCCGAGACACCGCTCCCGCCGTCGATCGCGTCGTGGACCGGGGCGACCATCGCCGCGCTCGAACGACTTGCGATTCCGACCGGCCCGGCCGCCGACTACGCGTTCATCCCGCACCCGGAATCCGATTGGGATGAGTGGCTCGCCCAGGCCGTCGACCTCGGTGTCCTCGACCGGAAGGCGGCGCGGGACCTCAAGGCCGCGGCGATGCACGTCAACCGGATCATCACATCGGCCGTGGCGCGTCCCCCGGAGAAGATCATGGTGCACAACGACATCAGCCTTCTCAACATCCTGGTCACCGCGGAGGGCCCGGTTCTGCTCGACTTCGACGGGGCCGCGCCGGGAGTGCCGTGGTGGGATCTGATCTCGACCGCGTTCGGAATGGACGGTGACGATGTCCGTACCGTGGAGCCCGTCCGGTCCACCGTCGACAACATGCTGTCCGGCTACCTCGACGCCGGAGGCACCATCGGCCCGACCGATGAGACGGCGTTCACCGGCATGCTGGCCGGCCGACTCGCGTCGACGGCCTGGGAGCTGTGGATGGCGTGCGGTCACCGCGGCGGCGGACCCGAGCTGCGGGCCGAGTTCACTCGCGCCGTGCGGATCTCGATCGGGGCGCTGTCGACGATGGTCGACTCGACCGGGGAGTGGACCACCTGGCTGCGCGGCTGA
- a CDS encoding metalloregulator ArsR/SmtB family transcription factor, with translation MHALDILGDPVRRRILELLAEGERSAGEIGEVVQREFGISQPAVSQHLRVLRESGFTTARPEGARRLYAIAPEPLENAAAWFDPFRRFWQPHLDALGTELARGRHARRLAPERQADADTADSETEEAGTTEPQEE, from the coding sequence GTGCACGCGCTCGACATCCTCGGTGACCCGGTGCGCCGCCGCATCCTCGAACTCCTGGCGGAGGGCGAGCGCAGCGCCGGCGAGATCGGCGAGGTCGTGCAGCGCGAGTTCGGCATCTCGCAGCCCGCCGTCTCGCAGCATCTGCGGGTGCTGCGAGAGTCGGGCTTCACGACCGCCCGCCCGGAGGGCGCGCGGCGCCTCTACGCGATCGCCCCCGAGCCGCTCGAGAACGCCGCGGCGTGGTTCGACCCGTTCCGGCGATTCTGGCAGCCGCACCTCGACGCGCTCGGCACCGAGCTCGCACGCGGGCGCCACGCCCGCCGCCTCGCCCCCGAGCGGCAGGCGGATGCCGACACCGCAGACTCCGAGACTGAAGAAGCCGGCACGACCGAACCCCAGGAGGAATGA
- a CDS encoding nuclear transport factor 2 family protein, translating into MSDRNTTHAAARRWVAAYETAWRTNDTDDIRALFTDDAVYATEPWGPPWAGADAIVDGWLKSRDEPGTYTFEWDVAGVDGDRAFIQARTVYAPEGDEKDGNAYRNLWVIDLAENGRARAFTEWYMKEPRD; encoded by the coding sequence ATGAGTGACCGCAACACCACGCATGCCGCGGCCCGGCGCTGGGTCGCCGCGTACGAGACCGCCTGGCGGACGAACGACACCGACGACATCCGCGCGCTCTTCACCGACGACGCGGTGTACGCCACCGAACCGTGGGGTCCGCCATGGGCCGGCGCGGACGCGATCGTCGACGGATGGCTGAAGTCCCGCGACGAGCCCGGCACCTACACGTTCGAGTGGGATGTCGCCGGCGTCGACGGCGACAGGGCCTTCATCCAGGCCCGCACGGTCTATGCACCGGAGGGCGATGAGAAAGACGGCAACGCGTATCGAAACCTCTGGGTGATAGATCTCGCCGAGAACGGTCGGGCGCGCGCCTTCACCGAGTGGTACATGAAGGAACCGCGGGACTGA
- a CDS encoding alpha/beta hydrolase translates to MTLFDGIAARIVETPGLSVNVLERNGDDPGTPPDRIVVLIHGNASSSLFWQELMQDLPHDLRVIAIDLRGYGATEHAPIDATRGVRDFSDDVHATLEALGIPTAHLVGWSLGAGVVMQYALDHPVLSLTLEAPVSPYGFGGTRRDGTRLTDDDAGTGGGAANPDFVQRLIDHDTGTDAPTSPRNVFRAHYVAPGYQTQHEDVWVESMLTTSTATGNYPGDSEKTENWPGFAAGRIGVLNTLAPGNYDVSGIVDLEEKFPILWIHGALDPIVSDASLYDLNNLGKLGIVPGWPGEEVAPPQEMVSQMRDVLARYADAGGEVTEIDLEDTGHTPHLERPAEFRHALLEVIGYVGHPHDPAPPTEAIILRSSD, encoded by the coding sequence ATGACCCTCTTCGACGGCATCGCCGCACGCATCGTCGAGACGCCCGGCCTGTCGGTGAACGTGCTGGAGCGCAACGGTGACGATCCCGGCACTCCACCAGATCGCATCGTGGTGCTCATCCACGGGAATGCGTCCTCGTCGCTCTTCTGGCAGGAGCTGATGCAGGACCTCCCTCACGATCTGCGGGTGATCGCGATCGACCTGCGCGGCTACGGCGCCACCGAGCACGCCCCCATCGACGCGACGCGGGGCGTGCGGGACTTCAGCGACGACGTGCACGCGACGCTCGAGGCGCTCGGCATCCCGACGGCCCATCTCGTCGGCTGGTCGCTCGGCGCCGGGGTGGTCATGCAGTACGCGCTCGACCACCCGGTGCTGAGCCTCACGCTGGAAGCACCGGTGTCGCCTTATGGCTTCGGCGGCACCCGTCGCGACGGCACGCGACTCACCGACGACGACGCCGGCACCGGCGGCGGAGCCGCCAACCCGGACTTCGTGCAGCGGCTGATCGACCACGACACGGGGACAGACGCCCCCACCTCGCCCCGCAACGTGTTCCGCGCCCACTACGTGGCGCCGGGCTACCAGACACAGCACGAAGACGTCTGGGTCGAGTCGATGCTCACCACCTCGACCGCGACGGGCAACTACCCCGGCGACTCCGAGAAGACCGAGAACTGGCCGGGCTTCGCTGCCGGCAGGATCGGCGTGCTCAACACGCTGGCACCCGGGAACTACGACGTGTCGGGCATCGTCGACCTGGAGGAGAAGTTCCCGATCCTCTGGATCCACGGCGCCCTCGACCCGATCGTGTCGGACGCGTCGCTCTACGATCTGAACAACCTCGGCAAGCTCGGCATCGTCCCCGGCTGGCCCGGGGAGGAGGTGGCGCCGCCGCAGGAGATGGTCTCGCAGATGCGCGACGTCCTCGCGCGGTATGCGGACGCGGGGGGCGAGGTGACCGAGATCGACCTCGAGGACACCGGCCACACGCCGCATCTGGAGCGCCCAGCCGAGTTCCGCCACGCGCTGCTCGAAGTGATCGGGTACGTCGGGCACCCGCATGATCCCGCTCCGCCGACCGAGGCGATCATCCTGCGCTCGTCCGACTGA
- a CDS encoding SRPBCC domain-containing protein → MVDVQGQLAAVSREIASEEVDGFPSRVQTLAQTYPSPIDDVWDAVTSAERNARWFQPVSGDLTLGGRYQIEGNAGGEIQECAPPANGAAHFRATWEYGGGVTWLTVRLTAEGEDATRFELEHIARTDDVPTEFWDLYGPGATGVGWDGGLLGLGLHLTGGGGPKPEDAEAWAYTDEGRAFYRGAADAWGAAHAADGADPAAATRAADNTYAFYTGQTSPSTEE, encoded by the coding sequence ATGGTCGACGTACAGGGCCAGCTCGCCGCGGTGAGCCGCGAGATCGCGAGCGAGGAGGTCGACGGCTTTCCGTCGCGCGTGCAGACGCTCGCGCAGACCTACCCGTCCCCCATCGACGACGTGTGGGATGCCGTGACCAGCGCCGAACGGAACGCGCGCTGGTTCCAGCCGGTCTCGGGCGACCTCACGCTCGGCGGCCGCTACCAGATCGAGGGCAACGCCGGCGGCGAGATCCAGGAGTGCGCGCCTCCCGCGAACGGCGCCGCCCATTTCAGGGCGACGTGGGAGTACGGCGGCGGCGTGACGTGGCTCACCGTGCGACTCACCGCCGAGGGCGAGGACGCGACCCGCTTCGAGCTCGAGCACATCGCCCGCACCGACGACGTGCCGACCGAGTTCTGGGATCTGTACGGCCCCGGCGCGACCGGTGTCGGCTGGGACGGCGGGCTCCTCGGGCTCGGCCTGCACCTCACCGGTGGCGGCGGCCCGAAGCCCGAAGACGCCGAGGCGTGGGCGTACACCGACGAGGGTCGCGCGTTCTACCGCGGCGCCGCCGATGCGTGGGGTGCCGCCCACGCCGCCGACGGCGCGGATCCTGCCGCCGCCACGCGAGCCGCCGACAACACGTACGCCTTCTACACCGGCCAGACCTCGCCATCCACGGAGGAATGA